A genomic window from Winogradskyella sp. J14-2 includes:
- a CDS encoding LptF/LptG family permease, protein MFIFVLQGVWLYISELAGKDLDISVTAKFILYYMPKLIPLVVPLTILLSSIMVFGNFAENYEFAAMKSTGISLQRAMRSLSVFIVTLGIACFFFANNVIPWGEYNFYNLRRNIAKVKPALAIAEGQFNEIGNINIKVDKKTGDRGQFLEDVVIHKKGSSRLGNYIVIISEKGELKSSEDSNILQLELINGNYYEEIIDKDIRKNINRPHAKSYFDSYTINVDLEILNDEDLDEKNYKGRHNMLSIDQLEYTIDSLIDQRQEDYKNLSRTLYNRTTYAALNLNINTEKDSSFTGNVLELFPLSKKAQIINLALNSANSTNQIIDSNKKNFEGKSIHLNKHVIAFHEKFVLAIACIILFFVGAPLGALIRKGGLGLPIVIAVVLFLTYHFFGIFAKNSAEKGSFSPIIGSWLSTAVMLPLSIYLTSRATNDKGVFQFDAIIVPLKRLFTPKNKLQLSESETKSYNYYKKYSLEELVNVIREQGEFDFNKKPKEIALHNLLNRNIPLEHLKKEGLKVDDKLIKGRELLKDYKDYSKTSLVSFLIGGSLLGLHFICKNNKLPEIADAALSLSIIAFIFFAIYVVVDAYVYSKFYKTIGQKNKRINPFVLVLSLPLYPLKYLILRNKITYDFYQSCILNIK, encoded by the coding sequence ATGTTCATCTTTGTGCTCCAAGGTGTTTGGCTTTATATATCAGAGCTTGCAGGTAAAGATTTAGATATCTCGGTAACTGCAAAGTTTATACTCTACTACATGCCAAAGCTAATTCCTTTGGTTGTGCCATTAACCATTTTGTTGTCGTCAATTATGGTTTTTGGAAACTTTGCTGAAAACTATGAGTTTGCTGCTATGAAATCTACAGGCATCTCACTACAACGCGCCATGCGCAGTCTTAGCGTCTTTATTGTAACCTTAGGTATTGCCTGCTTCTTTTTTGCCAACAATGTTATCCCTTGGGGAGAATACAACTTTTACAACCTAAGAAGAAATATAGCCAAGGTAAAACCTGCCCTTGCCATTGCTGAGGGTCAGTTCAACGAAATTGGTAATATTAATATTAAAGTCGATAAAAAAACTGGTGATCGCGGTCAGTTTCTAGAGGATGTGGTTATTCACAAAAAGGGATCTTCAAGATTAGGAAATTATATTGTCATTATTTCTGAAAAAGGCGAATTAAAAAGCAGCGAGGACTCTAATATTCTACAACTAGAACTCATTAACGGCAACTATTACGAAGAGATTATAGATAAAGACATTCGTAAAAATATTAATAGACCTCATGCAAAAAGTTATTTTGATAGCTACACCATTAATGTAGATTTAGAAATTCTTAATGACGAAGATCTTGATGAAAAGAACTACAAGGGTCGTCACAACATGCTTAGCATAGACCAACTAGAATATACCATAGATAGTCTAATAGACCAACGGCAAGAAGATTACAAAAACTTATCGCGTACATTATATAATCGTACCACCTATGCAGCTCTTAACCTAAACATTAATACTGAGAAAGACTCGTCTTTTACTGGTAATGTCTTAGAGCTTTTTCCGTTAAGTAAAAAAGCTCAAATCATAAACCTTGCACTAAACTCTGCAAATAGCACTAACCAAATTATAGATTCTAACAAAAAGAATTTTGAAGGTAAATCTATTCACTTAAATAAGCATGTTATTGCTTTTCACGAGAAATTTGTTTTGGCAATTGCCTGTATCATCTTATTTTTTGTAGGTGCACCTCTTGGAGCTCTCATTAGAAAAGGTGGTTTAGGTTTGCCAATAGTCATTGCTGTTGTCCTATTCTTAACCTATCATTTCTTTGGCATATTTGCTAAAAACAGTGCAGAAAAAGGAAGTTTCAGCCCAATAATTGGTTCATGGCTATCTACTGCCGTAATGCTTCCTTTAAGTATTTATTTAACATCTAGAGCTACTAATGACAAAGGTGTTTTTCAATTTGATGCTATCATAGTACCACTCAAACGATTATTTACCCCAAAAAACAAGCTACAACTTTCGGAGAGTGAAACCAAATCTTACAATTATTACAAGAAGTACTCTCTAGAAGAACTCGTCAACGTAATTAGAGAACAAGGTGAATTCGATTTTAATAAAAAACCAAAGGAAATTGCTCTCCACAACCTTCTTAATAGAAATATACCTTTAGAACATCTAAAAAAAGAAGGGCTAAAAGTAGATGATAAACTTATTAAAGGAAGAGAACTGCTTAAAGACTACAAAGACTATTCAAAAACAAGCTTGGTCAGTTTTCTCATAGGTGGATCCTTGCTTGGACTACACTTTATTTGTAAAAACAATAAATTACCAGAGATAGCTGATGCTGCACTGAGCTTAAGTATTATTGCATTTATATTTTTTGCGATTTATGTTGTCGTCGATGCCTACGTGTATTCAAAATTTTATAAAACTATTGGACAAAAAAACAAAAGAATTAACCCTTTTGTTCTTGTGCTTTCTCTTCCGCTCTATCCCTTAAAATATTTAATCCTCAGAAATAAGATTACATACGACTTCTATCAAAGTTGCATCCTTAACATTAAATAA
- a CDS encoding M28 family metallopeptidase, with protein sequence MKKIILPLIGVLLTTNCATTSKDNISSIQINEAKVVDPSQYASTITKEELKDMLYKYASDAFEGRETGEKGQKLAVEYLKTQYQSLEIPSPLGGDNYFQKVPLEKQSVSEAKISVNGKEFKSFEDHIVLRASGNTAITTQDIVYVGYGIHSENYSDYKDIDVKDKIVLAKAGEPKDANGNYITTGNVEDTKWTNGRQSLSSKREAALINGAKGLILLDSYMFTRYAPYYKRQAENGSSGRLSLKSNESELMLMINETLAKAIHPTILEDEKPKVIKTNLTLTIENKSEEISSENVVAYIKGSTKPDEILVISAHLDHEGIKNGKIYNGADDDGSGTVAILEIAEAFKNAEIAGHGPKRSILFLHVTGEEKGLLGSRHYTDNDPIFPLENTVANLNIDMIGRTDPNRKEGDRNYIYLIGSDKLSTDLHNISEAVNKKYCNIELDYTFNDDNDPNRFYYRSDHYNFAKNNIPVIFYFNGTHDDYHQPTDTPDKIEYDLLENRARLVFYTAWEIANRANKPVVDKATE encoded by the coding sequence ATGAAAAAAATAATATTACCGCTTATTGGAGTACTTTTAACAACTAATTGTGCAACAACCTCAAAAGATAATATTTCTTCCATACAAATAAATGAAGCCAAAGTTGTAGATCCTTCGCAATATGCTTCTACAATCACTAAAGAAGAACTTAAAGACATGCTATACAAATATGCATCAGATGCATTTGAAGGTAGAGAAACAGGTGAAAAAGGGCAAAAATTAGCTGTTGAATACCTAAAAACGCAATACCAATCTTTAGAAATCCCTTCACCATTAGGAGGTGATAATTACTTTCAAAAAGTACCTTTAGAAAAACAAAGTGTATCAGAAGCAAAAATATCAGTAAATGGTAAGGAATTTAAGAGTTTTGAAGACCACATTGTACTAAGAGCTTCTGGCAATACTGCGATTACCACACAAGATATTGTTTATGTTGGTTACGGAATTCATTCTGAAAACTACTCCGATTATAAAGACATAGATGTTAAAGACAAAATTGTTTTGGCTAAAGCCGGAGAGCCAAAGGATGCCAACGGTAATTACATAACTACAGGAAATGTAGAAGACACTAAATGGACCAATGGCCGCCAATCTTTATCTAGTAAAAGAGAGGCTGCTTTAATAAATGGTGCTAAAGGTTTAATTCTGTTAGATTCGTATATGTTTACCAGATATGCACCTTATTATAAAAGACAGGCAGAAAACGGATCCTCTGGTCGTCTATCTCTAAAGAGTAATGAATCTGAGTTGATGTTAATGATAAATGAAACTCTTGCCAAGGCAATACACCCAACAATTTTAGAAGACGAAAAACCAAAAGTTATTAAAACAAATTTAACCTTAACAATAGAAAATAAATCTGAAGAGATATCTTCTGAGAATGTTGTTGCCTACATTAAAGGCTCTACAAAACCAGATGAAATTCTCGTAATTTCTGCACACTTAGATCACGAAGGTATTAAAAACGGTAAAATTTATAATGGCGCTGATGACGATGGCTCTGGTACCGTAGCAATATTAGAAATAGCAGAAGCCTTTAAAAATGCAGAAATAGCAGGACATGGACCAAAGCGTTCTATTTTGTTTCTTCATGTTACAGGTGAAGAAAAGGGACTTCTAGGCTCTAGGCACTACACTGACAACGACCCTATTTTTCCGCTAGAAAATACGGTTGCAAATCTAAACATAGATATGATTGGTAGAACAGACCCTAACCGTAAAGAAGGCGATAGAAACTATATCTACCTTATAGGTAGTGATAAATTAAGTACAGATCTACATAACATTTCAGAAGCGGTAAATAAAAAATACTGTAACATAGAATTAGATTATACCTTTAATGATGATAATGACCCAAATCGTTTTTATTACAGATCTGATCATTATAACTTTGCTAAAAACAATATTCCAGTAATCTTTTATTTTAATGGTACACATGATGATTATCATCAACCGACTGATACACCAGATAAGATTGAATACGATTTATTAGAAAACAGAGCTCGATTGGTGTTTTACACTGCATGGGAAATTGCAAACAGAGCGAACAAACCAGTTGTTGATAAAGCTACAGAATAA
- a CDS encoding DegT/DnrJ/EryC1/StrS family aminotransferase produces MPGFELFGNLERKEVNDVLDNGVLMRYGFDGMRNGHWKAKELEQELAKTFDSNYVQLVSSGTAAVSVALASAGVGAGDEVIMPTFTFVASFEAIMMLGAIPVLVDIDDTLTLDPKAVEDAITPKTKAVMLVQMCGSMGNMDALKVICNKHNLIFVEDACQAIGGSYKGKPLGSVADLGCFSFDFVKTITCGEGGAVVTNNKDYYTNADHYSDHGHDHVGNDRGAETHPFLGYNFRISELNAAVGLAQVRRLPEFIAIQKRNYSIIREVLSHIPEVTFRTVPEGGEESYAFLNFFLPDLESARKVSQGFKENGIDACFHYYDNNWHYIRKWDHLKELKSLYPISKEVKDGLQYLKTKTFEQSDAYIARNISCLIKLSWTAEEVRQRAEKMMQIIKTI; encoded by the coding sequence ATGCCTGGATTTGAGTTATTTGGTAACTTAGAACGTAAAGAAGTTAATGATGTTTTAGATAATGGAGTCTTAATGCGCTATGGATTTGACGGTATGCGAAATGGTCATTGGAAAGCCAAAGAACTTGAGCAAGAGCTTGCCAAAACCTTTGATTCTAATTATGTTCAGTTGGTATCGAGTGGAACAGCAGCTGTTTCGGTAGCCTTGGCTTCTGCTGGAGTAGGTGCTGGTGATGAAGTGATTATGCCAACGTTTACCTTTGTGGCAAGTTTTGAAGCGATAATGATGCTCGGTGCAATTCCTGTATTAGTAGATATTGACGATACCTTAACTCTTGACCCAAAAGCAGTAGAAGATGCTATTACTCCTAAAACAAAAGCAGTTATGCTGGTGCAAATGTGTGGAAGTATGGGTAATATGGATGCACTGAAAGTAATTTGTAACAAGCATAATCTAATATTTGTAGAAGATGCGTGTCAAGCCATTGGCGGAAGTTATAAAGGTAAGCCACTTGGAAGTGTAGCTGATTTAGGCTGTTTCTCGTTCGATTTTGTAAAAACTATTACATGTGGTGAAGGTGGAGCTGTAGTAACTAATAATAAAGACTATTACACTAATGCAGATCATTATTCAGATCATGGTCATGACCATGTAGGAAATGATAGAGGTGCAGAAACACATCCTTTTTTAGGCTATAATTTTAGAATATCAGAACTAAATGCAGCTGTTGGCCTAGCACAAGTAAGACGATTACCAGAGTTTATTGCTATTCAAAAACGAAACTATTCGATAATAAGAGAAGTATTATCTCATATTCCAGAAGTTACCTTTAGAACAGTCCCTGAAGGAGGTGAGGAGAGCTATGCCTTTTTAAATTTCTTTTTACCAGATTTAGAATCTGCACGAAAAGTGTCTCAAGGTTTCAAAGAGAATGGTATAGATGCTTGTTTTCATTATTACGATAACAATTGGCATTATATTAGAAAATGGGATCATCTTAAGGAACTTAAATCATTATATCCAATTTCAAAGGAAGTTAAAGACGGACTTCAGTATTTAAAAACTAAGACTTTTGAGCAGTCTGATGCTTACATTGCAAGAAACATCTCTTGTTTAATAAAACTGTCTTGGACAGCGGAAGAGGTTAGACAACGCGCCGAAAAGATGATGCAAATTATTAAAACCATTTAA
- a CDS encoding NAD(P)H-dependent oxidoreductase — MSILKKLQWRYATKKFNTTKTLSKNQINTLKEAFNLTALSYGLQTLKLVIVEDKILREQLVKHSYGQRQVVDASHLLVICIQNEINEDDVDTHFDTIKNIRQTPEEILNPFKDSLKSTIQNMTVDKKNDWATRQAYITLGNLMTVCAVEQIDSCPMEGFIPEKIDNILGLDKYGLTSVLLFPVGYRADDDMFASLKKVRLPLSKTIIEL; from the coding sequence ATGTCTATACTCAAAAAATTGCAATGGCGTTACGCAACAAAAAAGTTTAATACTACAAAAACACTATCTAAAAATCAGATTAATACTTTAAAAGAAGCATTTAATCTTACCGCATTATCTTATGGTTTACAAACTCTAAAATTGGTCATTGTTGAGGATAAAATTTTGAGGGAGCAGCTGGTGAAACATTCTTATGGTCAACGTCAAGTAGTTGATGCATCACATTTGTTAGTGATTTGTATTCAAAATGAAATTAACGAAGATGACGTTGATACTCATTTTGATACTATAAAAAATATTAGACAAACACCAGAGGAAATTTTAAATCCATTTAAAGATAGTCTTAAATCTACTATACAAAATATGACTGTTGACAAAAAAAACGATTGGGCTACTAGACAAGCTTATATTACATTGGGTAATTTAATGACAGTTTGTGCGGTAGAGCAAATAGATAGCTGTCCTATGGAAGGTTTTATTCCAGAGAAGATTGATAATATTTTAGGGCTAGATAAATATGGACTTACTTCAGTGCTTTTATTTCCGGTTGGATACAGAGCAGATGATGATATGTTTGCTAGTCTCAAAAAAGTGCGATTACCATTGTCAAAAACCATTATTGAGTTATAA
- a CDS encoding DUF3108 domain-containing protein, with the protein MKKYFFVLTLLCVLSITAQNNSIAFGEKLVFSASYNMSGILTDIAEVKMETSEVTTSKSTLMRLKCTAATYKKWDNFFKIRDLYESYVNPKTLTPYLYKRDISEGGYYKFMQYKYNHKTKLVKSLKRKKRKDGSTWDENKNVKINPSTKDIVSTLYYIRSLDINKANPGDQQDFKVLFDNKETTITLKYVSKETISTNIGNKECYKLAISVKGSDVLKGTNSNLLWLTADKNKIPVYAKFKIPVGNGELKIQSATGLKH; encoded by the coding sequence ATGAAAAAATACTTTTTTGTTCTTACGCTTTTATGTGTATTGTCTATAACAGCCCAAAACAATTCAATTGCTTTCGGTGAAAAATTGGTCTTTTCAGCATCATATAATATGTCTGGTATATTAACAGATATTGCCGAAGTTAAAATGGAAACCAGTGAAGTAACAACATCAAAAAGTACACTTATGCGTTTAAAGTGTACTGCCGCAACTTACAAAAAATGGGACAACTTCTTTAAAATAAGAGACTTATATGAAAGCTATGTAAATCCAAAAACATTAACACCTTATTTGTATAAGAGAGATATTAGTGAAGGTGGTTATTACAAATTTATGCAGTATAAATACAATCATAAGACCAAATTAGTAAAAAGCCTTAAGCGTAAGAAGAGAAAGGACGGCTCTACTTGGGATGAAAATAAAAATGTAAAAATTAACCCTTCTACAAAAGATATTGTAAGCACATTATATTATATAAGAAGTTTAGATATTAACAAAGCCAATCCTGGTGACCAACAAGATTTTAAAGTATTATTTGATAATAAAGAAACTACAATTACCCTAAAGTATGTTAGTAAAGAAACTATTTCAACCAATATTGGAAATAAAGAATGTTACAAATTAGCAATATCGGTAAAAGGTAGCGATGTTCTTAAAGGAACAAATTCTAACTTGCTATGGCTAACAGCTGATAAAAATAAAATACCTGTCTATGCAAAATTTAAAATTCCTGTGGGCAACGGAGAATTAAAAATACAATCTGCAACAGGACTTAAACACTAA
- a CDS encoding FUSC family protein encodes MGKKLFIILGFTAAVLAVVLAVTPLSNLAVIPIIVAFVCGLLIVFMSKKDKTKTKSIQYIFLMVIIALALTIYKSVYYTSEVGDIEQLEQRDEENLEDSKELLEDIDIDEDL; translated from the coding sequence ATGGGAAAGAAACTTTTTATAATTTTAGGATTTACAGCTGCTGTTTTGGCAGTCGTTTTAGCCGTTACACCACTCTCAAATCTTGCTGTAATACCAATTATAGTAGCCTTTGTGTGCGGTTTATTAATTGTTTTTATGTCTAAGAAAGATAAAACCAAAACAAAATCCATCCAATATATTTTTTTAATGGTTATCATTGCTTTAGCCCTAACTATTTACAAAAGTGTTTATTATACATCAGAAGTCGGTGACATTGAGCAATTAGAACAGCGCGATGAAGAAAATCTTGAAGATTCAAAAGAATTATTAGAAGACATTGATATTGATGAAGATTTGTAA
- a CDS encoding M28 family metallopeptidase, giving the protein MKVLVASALILVGSCATLRHSEKIKQLKDSISYDDKTVVEKYLNTITTDELKTYVTEVSSKKYNGRLTGEEGHNKVCNYIRNYYDSLGIKPPITHPDYYQKVPKEVLPENINESQNVIAYIEGSEFPDEYIYITAHSDHEGIIEGEIYPGADDNGSGTAAVFEMAEAFKKAAQDGYRPKRSIVFLHVTGEEIGLYGSRYYTNNPIFPIENTISTLNIDMIGRVDNKHKNNQDYIYVIGADRVSTELNFIIQEANYSFVNLDLDYEYNKKNDHNRYYFRSDHYNFALKGIPVVFFFNGEHEDYTKPTDTADKINYPLLAKRTKLIFATAWYLANSPRRLKPEII; this is encoded by the coding sequence ATGAAAGTATTAGTTGCCTCAGCACTCATTCTTGTGGGTTCTTGCGCTACATTGAGACACAGTGAAAAAATTAAACAACTCAAAGACAGCATCTCTTATGACGATAAAACTGTTGTAGAAAAATACTTAAATACAATTACTACTGATGAACTAAAAACTTATGTAACAGAAGTATCTTCTAAAAAATATAATGGACGTCTTACTGGGGAAGAAGGTCACAATAAAGTCTGCAACTATATAAGAAATTATTACGATTCGTTAGGTATAAAACCACCTATAACCCACCCAGACTATTATCAAAAAGTTCCTAAAGAAGTCTTACCCGAAAATATAAACGAATCACAAAACGTTATTGCATATATCGAAGGATCAGAATTTCCGGACGAGTACATATACATAACTGCACATTCTGACCACGAAGGTATTATAGAAGGTGAAATATATCCTGGCGCAGATGATAATGGTTCTGGCACAGCTGCTGTATTTGAAATGGCCGAAGCTTTTAAAAAAGCTGCACAAGATGGCTACCGCCCTAAACGGAGCATTGTGTTTTTACATGTTACTGGTGAAGAAATAGGCCTATATGGCTCTAGGTACTACACTAACAACCCTATATTTCCGATAGAAAACACCATTAGCACGCTAAATATAGACATGATAGGGCGTGTAGACAATAAACATAAAAATAACCAAGATTACATATATGTTATTGGTGCAGACCGTGTGAGTACAGAGCTTAATTTTATTATACAAGAAGCTAATTACAGTTTTGTAAACCTAGATTTAGATTATGAATATAACAAAAAAAACGACCATAACCGCTACTACTTTAGATCAGACCATTACAACTTTGCACTAAAGGGTATTCCTGTAGTTTTCTTCTTTAATGGCGAACATGAAGACTATACAAAACCGACAGATACAGCAGATAAAATAAATTACCCTTTACTCGCAAAACGCACAAAACTTATCTTTGCCACCGCATGGTATTTAGCTAACTCACCTAGGCGCTTAAAACCAGAAATTATCTAA
- the ribB gene encoding 3,4-dihydroxy-2-butanone-4-phosphate synthase, with protein MKTAMNTKTKLNTIEEAIEDIRQGKVIIVVDDENRENEGDFLAAAEMVTPEMINFMATHGRGLICAPLTEHRCEELELNMMVRNNTDPMETAFTVSVDLRGNGVSTGISASDRAKTIKALVNKDTKPFELARPGHIFPLVAKEGGVLRRTGHTEAAIDFARLAGFNPAGVIVEIMNEDGTMARLPQLMEVAKKFDLKIVSIEDLVAYRMEYDSLIEKREDFNIETRFGKFRLRAYLQTTNNQVHIALTKGTWKSDETVLTRVNSTLVNNDILGTLTNNADQKLDDMFNAINKEGKGAIIFINQQAESMNLLSRLSILKENQQEGQLVKAPRISMDSKDFGIGAQILHDLKISKINLLSNSLQTKRVGMIGYGLEIVDYVNY; from the coding sequence ATGAAGACTGCCATGAATACAAAAACCAAGTTAAACACCATAGAAGAAGCCATTGAAGATATTCGTCAGGGCAAAGTAATAATTGTTGTGGATGATGAAAATCGTGAGAATGAAGGAGATTTTTTAGCTGCTGCTGAAATGGTAACTCCAGAAATGATCAATTTTATGGCTACTCATGGTAGAGGTTTAATTTGTGCACCTCTTACAGAACATCGTTGTGAAGAACTAGAGCTTAACATGATGGTGAGAAACAACACAGATCCAATGGAAACGGCTTTTACAGTTTCTGTAGATCTAAGAGGCAATGGTGTTAGCACTGGCATCTCTGCAAGTGATAGAGCAAAGACCATTAAGGCCTTGGTAAACAAGGACACAAAGCCTTTTGAGCTAGCTAGACCTGGTCATATATTCCCTTTAGTTGCTAAAGAAGGTGGTGTTTTAAGACGTACAGGACATACTGAAGCTGCCATAGATTTTGCACGTTTAGCTGGTTTTAATCCTGCTGGTGTTATTGTAGAAATAATGAATGAAGATGGCACCATGGCAAGATTACCTCAGCTCATGGAAGTCGCTAAAAAATTTGACCTAAAAATTGTATCTATTGAAGATTTAGTTGCTTACCGCATGGAGTATGATTCTTTAATAGAAAAGAGAGAAGACTTTAATATAGAGACACGTTTTGGTAAATTTAGGCTGAGAGCATATCTACAAACAACCAACAATCAGGTTCATATTGCATTAACTAAAGGCACTTGGAAATCTGACGAAACAGTATTAACGCGTGTTAACTCTACTCTTGTTAATAATGACATTCTTGGTACGCTAACAAATAATGCAGACCAAAAGTTAGATGATATGTTTAACGCCATCAATAAAGAAGGAAAGGGTGCTATAATATTTATTAATCAGCAAGCCGAATCTATGAATTTATTATCTCGATTATCAATATTAAAAGAGAATCAACAAGAAGGTCAATTGGTAAAAGCACCTAGAATTTCTATGGACTCCAAAGACTTTGGTATTGGAGCTCAAATTCTTCACGATTTAAAAATTAGCAAAATAAATCTTTTATCTAACAGCTTACAGACCAAGCGTGTTGGTATGATTGGTTATGGACTGGAGATAGTAGACTACGTTAACTACTAA
- a CDS encoding family 16 glycosylhydrolase, whose translation MKKFYIITLFILIGSKQSFSQQTPIDFSQQVHQFTAFANSGFAFNVDPTNPSNDVGQFFNDGSQDWQGFYLDLSNPMDLASEQVITLSFYQFDPNMHTIMVKLENGTEPDVEVVQTNSGSGWSYDLSFDFSNAILSGNGSSINAMGTYSRLVIFIDGGTMTPGTYLIDDINNGSEATDPHELDVIYEDLVWADEFDNNGAVDTSKWFHQTQLPAGGSWFNGEQQHYTNRIENSYVENGFLNIVAIKENFTDQGETKQYTSARLNSKFAFTYGRVDVRAKLPEGNGTWPAIWTLGKNINEAGAYWQTQGFGTTAWPACGEIDIMEHGLGPVNHVSSAIHTPSSFGSTINYQSFILNDVANDFHVYSMNWSPNQITFLIDGVGFYTYNPALKDASTWPFDEDQYLLLNIAMGGAAGSIDPSFLQSEMVIDYVRVYQNTSLGLEEIAQEEFSVYPNPVSSTVNIGSNVEISSIALYNTYGQCIVEKKSNTDVLDVSQLNHGIYILKITSGNRIVTKRIMVN comes from the coding sequence ATGAAGAAGTTTTATATTATAACACTATTTATATTAATTGGTTCTAAGCAATCGTTTTCTCAACAAACACCTATTGATTTTTCTCAACAGGTTCATCAGTTTACTGCTTTTGCAAATAGTGGCTTTGCATTTAATGTAGACCCAACAAATCCTAGCAATGATGTTGGTCAATTTTTTAATGATGGCTCACAGGATTGGCAAGGTTTTTATTTGGACTTGTCGAATCCAATGGACTTGGCTTCAGAACAGGTCATAACCTTGTCCTTTTATCAGTTCGATCCTAATATGCATACCATTATGGTGAAATTAGAGAATGGTACAGAGCCAGATGTAGAAGTGGTTCAAACTAATTCAGGATCTGGTTGGTCTTACGATTTATCTTTCGATTTTTCAAATGCTATCTTAAGCGGCAATGGATCTTCTATAAATGCTATGGGAACATACTCTAGACTTGTAATTTTTATTGATGGTGGAACTATGACACCAGGCACATATCTTATAGATGATATAAATAATGGTTCAGAGGCTACAGATCCTCATGAGTTAGATGTCATTTATGAAGATTTAGTATGGGCTGATGAGTTTGACAACAATGGAGCAGTAGACACTAGCAAATGGTTTCATCAAACACAGTTACCAGCTGGTGGTAGTTGGTTTAATGGTGAGCAACAACATTACACCAACCGTATTGAGAATTCGTATGTAGAAAATGGATTTTTAAATATTGTGGCTATAAAAGAAAACTTTACAGACCAAGGTGAAACTAAGCAATATACATCAGCACGTTTAAATTCTAAATTCGCATTTACTTATGGTAGAGTAGATGTAAGGGCTAAGTTGCCAGAGGGTAATGGTACATGGCCAGCAATTTGGACTTTGGGCAAAAATATTAATGAAGCAGGTGCATATTGGCAAACCCAAGGTTTTGGTACGACAGCCTGGCCAGCTTGTGGCGAAATAGACATTATGGAACATGGATTAGGACCAGTAAACCATGTAAGTAGTGCCATACATACACCATCTAGCTTTGGAAGTACTATTAATTACCAGTCCTTTATTTTAAATGATGTTGCCAACGATTTTCATGTATATTCCATGAACTGGTCACCAAATCAGATTACGTTTTTAATTGATGGAGTAGGTTTTTATACGTACAATCCTGCTCTTAAAGATGCAAGCACATGGCCTTTTGATGAAGATCAGTATCTACTTCTTAATATAGCAATGGGTGGAGCAGCAGGTAGTATAGATCCATCATTTTTACAAAGCGAAATGGTAATAGATTATGTAAGGGTCTATCAGAATACATCTCTTGGTCTAGAAGAAATTGCTCAAGAGGAATTTTCTGTTTATCCAAACCCTGTTTCGAGTACAGTTAACATTGGTAGCAATGTTGAAATAAGTAGTATAGCACTTTATAATACCTATGGTCAATGCATTGTTGAGAAAAAATCAAATACTGATGTATTAGATGTAAGTCAATTAAACCATGGAATTTACATTCTTAAGATAACATCTGGCAATCGTATAGTTACAAAGCGAATAATGGTTAATTAG